A genomic window from Silene latifolia isolate original U9 population chromosome 11, ASM4854445v1, whole genome shotgun sequence includes:
- the LOC141610575 gene encoding putative disease resistance RPP13-like protein 1 isoform X1, whose protein sequence is MVDIGISLAGKLIEVVGSDAIRQIHSLRGYESELDDLKETIITIRKLLLDAESKGQPSDKAQYYIQKLQDALYEADDVFDEVRTRAELKQRNKNAKLSEKDFRINKEKLIRLWMAQGYIIPLDVGQSLEDAGEEYISILLRRCFFQDVEKNNIGGVESFKIHDLFHDVAQEVAGKGAGVVAVSSIQTNFGDEPHHLFHRGSKCKGNIFSKCRIRSYVRDGYEINFPVAELLENWKFFRTLDLHDLDIKTLPNSIGKLLHLRYLDLSDNKRLLALPDSVTKLYNLQTLYLKRCEGLKELPKGLAKLANLRHLDISGCYVLKHMPSGLDKLSCLCVVAKFVINEESSIGDLENLLALKNLRGSFEIRITHKFVGTVECRGGYLRSMNHLEELEIWMEGDGNHETLLEKLEPPPYLKQLNLYVYNGSKLPSKWWGSGKLNNWVNFLPNLVQFKLYNCHNLLCLPSLSKLPHLKSLTLYSLKKLEYIEDSNHNGSREVFFPSLEELRISFMSELRGWWRGEDIDCNNHVHPCFSRLSKLSIGMCGKLTSFPACISLEELRLLAVNKELWITTLGQENNSIKLRELRGDNVDYLKLLTMEGLTNIHILGNDVIENMSQLTETFKSCPSLRNLEISFCSRLRSFDGVGWEHLTALDSLELTSLPNFTFLVSTKEEDDDNDGMAWRFIGRRLRSLELSFFDMKTISKGIRHLTFLENLTIHRLRHLTSLPECISCLSSLRSLSITYCLKLQLNVGILRNLTSLQVLEVRECPLVTERFRNPDGNDWAELRHIPYVDIQPGDIDL, encoded by the exons ATGGTTGACATCGGGATCAGTCTTGCTGGAAAACTGATTGAAGTGGTGGGGTCTGATGCCATCAGACAGATTCACTCATTAAGGGGCTATGAATCTGAGCTTGACGACCTCAAAGAGACCATCATCACCATCAGGAAACTCCTCCTTGACGCCGAGTCTAAGGGTCAACCCTCGGACAAAGCGCAATACTATATTCAAAAGCTTCAGGATGCTCTTTATGAGGCGGATGATGTGTTTGATGAGGTTCGTACTAGAGCTGAACTTAAGCAGCGGAACAAGAATGCTAAACTCTCTGAAAAG GATTTCAGAATAAACAAGGAGAAGTTGATAAGGCTTTGGATGGCACAAGGATACATAATTCCATTGGATGTGGGGCAGAGCCTGGAAGATGCGGGGGAGGAGTATATTTCAATCTTACTACGAAGATGTTTTTTTCAAGATGTAGAAAAGAATAATATTGGAGGTGTTGAATCATTTAAAATCCACGACCTGTTTCACGATGTTGCTCAAGAGGTAGCAGGAAAGGGTGCCGGTGTTGTGGCAGTAAGTTCTATCCAAACCAATTTTGGAGATGAACCTCATCACTTATTTCACAGAGGAAGTAAATGTAAGGGAAATATTTTCTCGAAGTGTAGGATCCGCTCATATGTTCGAGATGGGTATGAGATCAACTTTCCGGTAGCTGAACTGTTAGAAAATTGGAAGTTTTTTAGGACATTAGATCTGCATGACCTAGACATCAAGACTTTACCAAATTCAATTGGTAAACTTTTGCATCTAAGGTATCTTGATTTATCTGACAATAAGCGTCTATTAGCGCTTCCTGATTCAGTTACAAAGCTGTATAATCTGCAAACTCTCTATCTAAAGAGGTGCGAAGGTTTGAAAGAGTTGCCAAAGGGTTTGGCCAAGTTGGCAAATCTGAGGCACTTAGACATATCTGGTTGTTATGTGTTGAAACACATGCCTTCAGGTCTAGACAAACTGAGTTGCCTATGTGTTGTTGCGAAGTTTGTTATAAATGAAGAAAGTTCTATTGGAGATCTAGAAAATCTACTAGCATTGAAGAACCTAAGAGGAAGCTTTGAAATTCGAATCACTCATAAATTCGTGGGTACCGTGGAATGTAGGGGAGGATATCTGAGAAGCATGAACCATCTCGAGGAACTAGAGATATGGATGGAAGGTGATGGAAACCATGAAACTTTGCTAGAAAAACTGGAGCCACCTCCTTATTTAAAGCAGCTCAATTTGTATGTTTACAATGGTTCTAAACTTCCATCAAAATGGTGGGGATCGGGAAAGCTAAATAATTGGGTCAACTTTCTTCCAAATCTTGTCCAGTTTAAGCTTTACAATTGTCACAACTTGTTGTGTTTACCGTCATTGAGCAAACTACCTCATCTCAAGTCACTGACACTATATTCTTTGAAGAAATTGGAGTACATAGAGGATTCAAACCATAATGGTAGTAGAGAAGTGTTTTTTCCTTCCCTCGAGGAACTTCGAATTTCATTTATGAGTGAATTGAGAGGATGGTGGAGAGGGGAAGATATAGACTGCAACAATCATGTACATCCTTGCTTTTCCCGGCTCTCAAAGTTGTCCATTGGTATGTGTGGAAAACTAACATCATTTCCTGCTTGTATAAGCCTAGAAGAGCTTAGATTGTTGGCTGTGAACAAAGAATTATGGATCACGACTTTGGGTCAGGAGAATAATTCAATCAAATTAAGGGAGCTGCGAGGAGACAACGTTGATTATCTGAAACTGTTGACCATGGAAGGTCTAACTAACATTCATATATTGGGAAATGATGTCATAGAGAATATGTCACAACTTACGGAGACATTCAAGAGCTGTCCTTCCCTACGGAACCTGGAAATTTCATTTTGTAGTAGGTTGAGATCTTTCGACGGAGTAGGGTGGGAGCACCTAACAGCTTTGGATTCATTAGAATTAACCTCACTCCCCAATTTTACATTCTTAGTTTCAACAAAAGAAGAAGATGACGACAATGATGGGATGGCATGGAGATTCATTGGGAGGAGACTCCGATCCTTGGAATTATCATTTTTTGACATGAAGACCATCTCTAAAGGAATCAGACATTTGACTTTCCTTGAAAACTTAACAATTCACCGGTTACGGCATCTTACATCCCTCCCTGAATGTATAAGTTGCTTATCTTCTCTCCGATCCCTGAGTATTACATACTGTTTGAAACTCCAATTAAATGTAGGCATATTGCGAAACCTTACCTCCTTGCAGGTGCTGGAGGTGAGGGAATGTCCGTTGGTAACTGAAAGATTCCGAAATCCAGATGGGAACGACTGGGCCGAGCTCCGACATATACCCTATGTTGACATCCAGCCAGGTGATATTGATCTATGA
- the LOC141610575 gene encoding putative disease resistance RPP13-like protein 1 isoform X2 encodes MNLSLTTSKRPSSPSGNSSLTPSLRVNPRTKRNTIFKSFRMLFMRRMMCLMRFVLELNLSSGTRMLNSLKRINKEKLIRLWMAQGYIIPLDVGQSLEDAGEEYISILLRRCFFQDVEKNNIGGVESFKIHDLFHDVAQEVAGKGAGVVAVSSIQTNFGDEPHHLFHRGSKCKGNIFSKCRIRSYVRDGYEINFPVAELLENWKFFRTLDLHDLDIKTLPNSIGKLLHLRYLDLSDNKRLLALPDSVTKLYNLQTLYLKRCEGLKELPKGLAKLANLRHLDISGCYVLKHMPSGLDKLSCLCVVAKFVINEESSIGDLENLLALKNLRGSFEIRITHKFVGTVECRGGYLRSMNHLEELEIWMEGDGNHETLLEKLEPPPYLKQLNLYVYNGSKLPSKWWGSGKLNNWVNFLPNLVQFKLYNCHNLLCLPSLSKLPHLKSLTLYSLKKLEYIEDSNHNGSREVFFPSLEELRISFMSELRGWWRGEDIDCNNHVHPCFSRLSKLSIGMCGKLTSFPACISLEELRLLAVNKELWITTLGQENNSIKLRELRGDNVDYLKLLTMEGLTNIHILGNDVIENMSQLTETFKSCPSLRNLEISFCSRLRSFDGVGWEHLTALDSLELTSLPNFTFLVSTKEEDDDNDGMAWRFIGRRLRSLELSFFDMKTISKGIRHLTFLENLTIHRLRHLTSLPECISCLSSLRSLSITYCLKLQLNVGILRNLTSLQVLEVRECPLVTERFRNPDGNDWAELRHIPYVDIQPGDIDL; translated from the exons ATGAATCTGAGCTTGACGACCTCAAAGAGACCATCATCACCATCAGGAAACTCCTCCTTGACGCCGAGTCTAAGGGTCAACCCTCGGACAAAGCGCAATACTATATTCAAAAGCTTCAGGATGCTCTTTATGAGGCGGATGATGTGTTTGATGAGGTTCGTACTAGAGCTGAACTTAAGCAGCGGAACAAGAATGCTAAACTCTCTGAAAAG AATAAACAAGGAGAAGTTGATAAGGCTTTGGATGGCACAAGGATACATAATTCCATTGGATGTGGGGCAGAGCCTGGAAGATGCGGGGGAGGAGTATATTTCAATCTTACTACGAAGATGTTTTTTTCAAGATGTAGAAAAGAATAATATTGGAGGTGTTGAATCATTTAAAATCCACGACCTGTTTCACGATGTTGCTCAAGAGGTAGCAGGAAAGGGTGCCGGTGTTGTGGCAGTAAGTTCTATCCAAACCAATTTTGGAGATGAACCTCATCACTTATTTCACAGAGGAAGTAAATGTAAGGGAAATATTTTCTCGAAGTGTAGGATCCGCTCATATGTTCGAGATGGGTATGAGATCAACTTTCCGGTAGCTGAACTGTTAGAAAATTGGAAGTTTTTTAGGACATTAGATCTGCATGACCTAGACATCAAGACTTTACCAAATTCAATTGGTAAACTTTTGCATCTAAGGTATCTTGATTTATCTGACAATAAGCGTCTATTAGCGCTTCCTGATTCAGTTACAAAGCTGTATAATCTGCAAACTCTCTATCTAAAGAGGTGCGAAGGTTTGAAAGAGTTGCCAAAGGGTTTGGCCAAGTTGGCAAATCTGAGGCACTTAGACATATCTGGTTGTTATGTGTTGAAACACATGCCTTCAGGTCTAGACAAACTGAGTTGCCTATGTGTTGTTGCGAAGTTTGTTATAAATGAAGAAAGTTCTATTGGAGATCTAGAAAATCTACTAGCATTGAAGAACCTAAGAGGAAGCTTTGAAATTCGAATCACTCATAAATTCGTGGGTACCGTGGAATGTAGGGGAGGATATCTGAGAAGCATGAACCATCTCGAGGAACTAGAGATATGGATGGAAGGTGATGGAAACCATGAAACTTTGCTAGAAAAACTGGAGCCACCTCCTTATTTAAAGCAGCTCAATTTGTATGTTTACAATGGTTCTAAACTTCCATCAAAATGGTGGGGATCGGGAAAGCTAAATAATTGGGTCAACTTTCTTCCAAATCTTGTCCAGTTTAAGCTTTACAATTGTCACAACTTGTTGTGTTTACCGTCATTGAGCAAACTACCTCATCTCAAGTCACTGACACTATATTCTTTGAAGAAATTGGAGTACATAGAGGATTCAAACCATAATGGTAGTAGAGAAGTGTTTTTTCCTTCCCTCGAGGAACTTCGAATTTCATTTATGAGTGAATTGAGAGGATGGTGGAGAGGGGAAGATATAGACTGCAACAATCATGTACATCCTTGCTTTTCCCGGCTCTCAAAGTTGTCCATTGGTATGTGTGGAAAACTAACATCATTTCCTGCTTGTATAAGCCTAGAAGAGCTTAGATTGTTGGCTGTGAACAAAGAATTATGGATCACGACTTTGGGTCAGGAGAATAATTCAATCAAATTAAGGGAGCTGCGAGGAGACAACGTTGATTATCTGAAACTGTTGACCATGGAAGGTCTAACTAACATTCATATATTGGGAAATGATGTCATAGAGAATATGTCACAACTTACGGAGACATTCAAGAGCTGTCCTTCCCTACGGAACCTGGAAATTTCATTTTGTAGTAGGTTGAGATCTTTCGACGGAGTAGGGTGGGAGCACCTAACAGCTTTGGATTCATTAGAATTAACCTCACTCCCCAATTTTACATTCTTAGTTTCAACAAAAGAAGAAGATGACGACAATGATGGGATGGCATGGAGATTCATTGGGAGGAGACTCCGATCCTTGGAATTATCATTTTTTGACATGAAGACCATCTCTAAAGGAATCAGACATTTGACTTTCCTTGAAAACTTAACAATTCACCGGTTACGGCATCTTACATCCCTCCCTGAATGTATAAGTTGCTTATCTTCTCTCCGATCCCTGAGTATTACATACTGTTTGAAACTCCAATTAAATGTAGGCATATTGCGAAACCTTACCTCCTTGCAGGTGCTGGAGGTGAGGGAATGTCCGTTGGTAACTGAAAGATTCCGAAATCCAGATGGGAACGACTGGGCCGAGCTCCGACATATACCCTATGTTGACATCCAGCCAGGTGATATTGATCTATGA